A window from Ruminiclostridium josui JCM 17888 encodes these proteins:
- a CDS encoding HAD family hydrolase — MKNIRLIACDIDGVLLEDTFSPVLRNLALKFGHEYTRELERNVFSRKRADAGKYMMEVFNIDDGKYLYDSFFGERERYLKEHDSGLIEGVPEFLEFLSSLDVQLVCYGGLSEDLILDDFKKYLNYFDRYVCTNDFRPGIKEITKDIYGLDYNQVLFIDDVNTFAEAAKADNVPFIGIPSKFPWGFQRQDMIRTGLKYILNSVKEIDLDLLQRIDEEISDGTLWKSQGDLKGEKG; from the coding sequence ATGAAAAACATAAGATTAATAGCTTGTGACATTGATGGGGTGCTTTTGGAGGATACCTTCAGTCCAGTACTTAGAAATCTTGCCTTAAAATTCGGGCACGAGTATACAAGAGAATTGGAAAGGAATGTGTTTTCCCGCAAACGAGCTGATGCTGGAAAATATATGATGGAAGTATTTAATATTGACGACGGAAAGTATTTGTACGATTCCTTTTTCGGGGAAAGGGAAAGGTATTTAAAAGAGCATGACAGCGGGCTCATTGAAGGTGTCCCCGAGTTTTTGGAGTTTCTATCCTCCCTTGATGTTCAGCTGGTTTGTTACGGAGGACTGTCGGAAGATCTTATACTGGATGATTTCAAGAAGTATCTAAACTACTTTGACCGTTATGTATGTACAAATGATTTTCGGCCTGGAATAAAAGAGATTACAAAGGATATATATGGACTTGATTACAACCAAGTATTGTTTATAGATGATGTGAATACGTTTGCTGAAGCTGCCAAGGCTGATAATGTCCCATTTATAGGAATTCCGTCAAAATTTCCTTGGGGTTTCCAAAGACAGGATATGATACGTACGGGATTGAAGTACATACTGAACTCTGTAAAAGAAATCGATTTGGACCTTCTACAGAGAATAGACGAAGAAATATCAGATGGGACCTTGTGGAAGAGCCAAGGAGATTTAAAGGGGGAAAAGGGATGA
- a CDS encoding HAD hydrolase-like protein, with amino-acid sequence MNTFQKPQTVLIDFDGVISKNSVLLLFNCLHGFINRYTPFPREALLEFFKSTVSFPVKSSMELILTSLGIEDKIMELYREVSQMQDYGGTGIKIEENFYSFIDFCKKNSISYRIFSSASKNVKRFSELLERVDNSCICNLKGRSKARYATFSETSQELNIDLKKCLYIDDSPSALMTGKLHGITTVMMLNDIFTLKDYGIFNEFIDYKVNSFKEVEAIIENIM; translated from the coding sequence ATGAATACCTTTCAAAAGCCTCAAACAGTCTTGATAGATTTTGACGGTGTAATTTCAAAAAACTCTGTATTGCTGCTCTTTAATTGCCTTCATGGGTTTATTAACAGGTATACACCTTTTCCCAGGGAGGCACTTCTTGAGTTTTTCAAAAGCACAGTTTCTTTTCCGGTCAAGTCTTCCATGGAGCTTATATTAACATCCTTGGGTATTGAGGATAAAATTATGGAACTATACAGGGAAGTAAGTCAGATGCAGGATTACGGTGGAACTGGAATTAAAATAGAGGAGAATTTTTATTCTTTTATCGACTTTTGCAAGAAAAATTCAATTTCTTACAGAATATTTTCTTCAGCCAGCAAGAATGTAAAAAGATTCTCGGAGTTGCTTGAGAGAGTAGATAATAGTTGCATATGTAACCTTAAAGGACGCTCAAAAGCAAGATATGCAACTTTTTCAGAGACTTCACAGGAATTGAATATAGATTTAAAAAAGTGTCTGTACATTGATGATTCCCCATCGGCCCTAATGACTGGAAAGCTACACGGGATTACAACAGTTATGATGCTAAATGACATTTTCACCTTAAAGGATTACGGAATATTCAATGAATTTATAGATTACAAGGTAAATTCCTTCAAGGAAGTGGAAGCAATTATTGAAAATATTATGTAA
- a CDS encoding MATE family efflux transporter, which yields MDNTKLFIEEKVWVLLLKFSLPAIIGTLINALYNIIDRIFIGNSTGSLGIAGITIGFPIMMIVSSFAALVGSGATTLVAINLGQKKIDEAEKVIGNAFMLLIIISLLITIPGLIFLNPVLKAFGASDKVLPFAREYMIIIMLGTIFQLISLGMNNFIRATGKPKKAMATLLIGAVLNTILAPIFIFGFKWGMKGAALATVVSQLVSAAWVLSHFLGKNSTLKIYIKNFNLQSDKVKKIFSIGSASFIMQVAASIFNVIMNTSVKKYGGDTAISAMGAANSIFMLIIMPLLGINLGAQPIIGYNFGAKSYKRVKETLKCAIIAATGITVLGFLVTRIFPGQLMSAFNGKDKEFVDFGKYAMSIFMLGLPILGFQFVGSGYFQSIGKYKQAMFLTLSRQIIFLVPLLFILPIFFKMNGVLFAVPVSDLLSSIITGLLLFKEIKGLNRIHNESTDVNGSISGEVSG from the coding sequence ATGGACAATACCAAATTATTCATTGAGGAAAAAGTGTGGGTTTTATTATTGAAGTTTTCACTGCCTGCAATAATTGGGACCCTAATTAATGCTCTTTATAACATTATTGACAGAATTTTTATAGGCAACAGCACAGGTTCACTAGGTATTGCAGGTATAACAATCGGATTTCCAATTATGATGATAGTGTCTTCATTTGCTGCACTGGTTGGCTCAGGAGCGACAACCCTCGTTGCAATCAATTTGGGGCAGAAAAAAATAGATGAAGCCGAGAAGGTTATAGGCAATGCTTTTATGTTGCTAATAATAATTTCTTTATTAATAACCATACCAGGATTGATTTTTTTGAACCCAGTACTAAAAGCCTTTGGTGCCAGTGACAAAGTACTTCCCTTTGCAAGGGAATACATGATTATTATTATGCTGGGGACTATTTTTCAACTCATAAGTTTAGGCATGAATAACTTTATCAGAGCTACAGGAAAGCCTAAAAAGGCTATGGCTACTTTGCTTATTGGTGCTGTTTTGAACACCATTTTAGCTCCTATCTTTATTTTTGGCTTCAAATGGGGGATGAAAGGGGCCGCACTTGCAACAGTTGTTTCACAGTTGGTATCAGCTGCGTGGGTGCTTTCACATTTCCTTGGCAAAAATAGTACTCTAAAAATATATATAAAGAACTTCAATCTCCAATCAGATAAGGTTAAAAAGATATTTTCAATAGGCTCTGCATCGTTTATTATGCAGGTAGCTGCATCCATATTCAATGTAATTATGAATACAAGTGTCAAAAAATACGGAGGAGATACTGCAATATCAGCAATGGGAGCAGCCAACAGTATTTTCATGCTTATCATTATGCCTCTTTTAGGGATTAACCTTGGCGCTCAACCAATAATAGGATATAATTTTGGAGCCAAAAGCTATAAAAGAGTGAAAGAAACTCTAAAATGTGCTATTATTGCTGCAACCGGTATAACAGTATTAGGATTTTTAGTTACCAGAATATTTCCAGGGCAGCTTATGTCGGCATTTAACGGTAAAGATAAGGAATTCGTCGATTTTGGAAAGTACGCAATGAGTATTTTTATGTTGGGTTTACCAATTTTAGGATTCCAGTTTGTTGGCTCGGGATATTTCCAGTCAATTGGAAAGTACAAACAGGCTATGTTTTTAACTTTGTCAAGACAGATTATTTTTTTAGTACCCCTTCTGTTTATTTTGCCTATTTTTTTCAAAATGAACGGAGTATTATTTGCTGTTCCAGTATCCGATCTGCTGTCATCTATAATAACAGGTTTATTGCTGTTTAAAGAAATAAAAGGCCT